In one Candidatus Neomarinimicrobiota bacterium genomic region, the following are encoded:
- a CDS encoding PQQ-binding-like beta-propeller repeat protein produces the protein MILIHLMTSLMLLAMLSCPGSIKVTNISTINKDSDWTQLGGNPEHNGKAFNEVKPPLTQLWRSSVDHAPNGNLTAAQGKIFVATMGGKVVALDHETGISLGSLNLEKSIGKGIAIDGIHGYFGRVGGDETLFGYELRNGIYVWQKKIGPVESMPLVVGELLYVTTANGELFCLDAETGTVKWSFKSGKPFHSTPTKSEGLIYAANDSGYVYALYASSGKLKWKYLTAAPVFSSPIVHGADLFTANLSGRIYSLDKITGEINWEFSGEGSFYSMASIGNDALFIASGSGILYKIGLSQGNLIWESDLSAPVSEGLLVSGNYIYVGSLNHNLYCLSAETGEIVWQEKLDGRVRTAPIEHAGKIFIGAEDKYVYAYSNLVQVDE, from the coding sequence ATGATACTTATACACTTAATGACGTCGTTGATGCTATTGGCAATGTTGAGTTGTCCAGGTTCGATCAAGGTGACGAATATATCCACCATAAATAAGGATTCAGACTGGACACAGCTCGGGGGCAATCCCGAACATAACGGCAAGGCATTTAACGAGGTGAAACCGCCGTTGACTCAGCTATGGAGATCCTCTGTGGATCACGCACCCAACGGGAATTTAACAGCGGCACAGGGCAAAATATTTGTAGCCACGATGGGAGGTAAAGTCGTCGCACTCGATCACGAAACAGGTATATCATTAGGGTCATTAAATTTGGAGAAATCTATCGGGAAAGGAATTGCAATAGACGGCATACATGGCTACTTCGGAAGAGTGGGCGGTGACGAAACTTTATTCGGTTATGAACTCAGAAACGGAATTTACGTGTGGCAGAAAAAAATAGGTCCCGTAGAATCAATGCCCCTTGTTGTGGGAGAGCTTTTATATGTAACGACCGCTAACGGAGAGTTGTTTTGTCTCGACGCGGAAACAGGGACGGTAAAGTGGAGCTTTAAGAGCGGGAAGCCTTTTCATTCTACACCAACAAAGTCCGAGGGATTGATTTATGCGGCTAACGACTCCGGTTATGTTTATGCGCTGTACGCTTCGAGCGGAAAATTGAAATGGAAATACTTAACGGCAGCGCCTGTATTCTCCTCACCGATTGTTCATGGCGCTGATCTCTTCACAGCTAATCTGTCCGGACGTATATATTCTCTTGATAAAATCACAGGCGAAATTAACTGGGAATTCAGCGGAGAGGGAAGTTTTTATTCCATGGCTTCGATAGGCAATGACGCCTTATTTATAGCAAGCGGAAGCGGTATTCTCTATAAAATCGGCTTATCTCAAGGAAATTTAATCTGGGAGAGCGACTTATCAGCTCCGGTGAGTGAAGGATTACTCGTTTCAGGCAACTATATCTATGTGGGGTCACTAAATCATAATTTATATTGCTTGAGCGCCGAAACGGGTGAAATAGTCTGGCAGGAGAAACTTGACGGAAGAGTCAGAACCGCCCCCATCGAACACGCGGGAAAGATTTTTATCGGGGCTGAAGACAAATATGTTTACGCCTACTCAAATTTGGTTCAAGTGGATGAATAA
- the meaB gene encoding methylmalonyl Co-A mutase-associated GTPase MeaB, producing the protein MMLDVQDILNGNRRAIARAISLVENNSDDSKALLNSIFAHTGKAHRLGITGPPGAGKSTIVDNLAKLFREQKRSVGIVAVDPTSPFTGGALLGDRIRFQEYAQSDDLYFRSMATRGSVGGISRKTDEVVDILDSSGKDVILIETVGVGQSELEIAEASDTTIVVLVPESGDDIQAMKAGLMEIADIFVLNKSDREGADLAYASISNSLHLRDNNGWVPPVIKTSAINGEGIEELIAAISEHHDWMEKEQTEEKSRTFRLRKRVKEIISEELDQKFWTDKRNRLLDKILSGDQNGTQTPYEIVEELKK; encoded by the coding sequence ATGATGCTTGATGTTCAAGATATCCTCAACGGTAACCGCAGAGCTATAGCAAGGGCTATCAGCTTAGTTGAGAATAATTCCGATGATTCAAAGGCACTTCTAAACAGTATTTTTGCGCATACCGGAAAGGCGCATAGACTCGGGATTACGGGCCCCCCGGGGGCTGGTAAAAGTACTATAGTAGATAATCTTGCCAAATTATTCAGAGAACAGAAGAGGAGCGTCGGAATAGTTGCCGTCGATCCTACGAGTCCGTTCACGGGAGGCGCACTGCTCGGGGACAGAATCAGGTTTCAGGAATACGCACAGAGCGATGATCTTTATTTCAGGAGCATGGCGACCAGAGGGAGCGTCGGCGGAATATCGAGAAAGACAGATGAAGTAGTTGACATACTTGATTCATCAGGAAAAGACGTAATACTGATTGAGACAGTGGGAGTCGGGCAGTCAGAACTTGAGATAGCCGAAGCGAGCGATACGACCATTGTTGTTCTTGTTCCTGAATCCGGAGATGATATTCAAGCCATGAAAGCCGGTCTGATGGAAATCGCTGACATTTTCGTTCTAAATAAATCCGACCGCGAAGGCGCCGATCTGGCTTATGCGAGCATTTCCAACTCTCTGCATCTTCGGGATAATAACGGCTGGGTACCACCGGTCATAAAAACAAGCGCGATCAATGGCGAGGGGATAGAAGAACTTATCGCGGCAATCAGCGAACATCATGATTGGATGGAAAAAGAGCAGACAGAAGAAAAATCACGGACGTTCAGGTTAAGAAAAAGGGTAAAAGAAATTATTAGTGAGGAATTAGATCAGAAATTCTGGACAGATAAGCGAAATAGACTACTGGACAAAATTCTCTCCGGAGATCAAAATGGAACTCAAACCCCGTATGAGATAGTTGAAGAGCTAAAGAAATAG
- the tatC gene encoding twin-arginine translocase subunit TatC, which yields MGFLDHLEELRWRILKVLISVTIFSVLSFFFSDFFVNFLIEPTKEMDPPLKLQVLRVQGMLIVKMWIAVLGGFIISLPTIVYQAWQFVSPGLYQSEKKHLPTLIVATFLSFILGAAFAYYVIIPLIIPTLLAFGVEGVENNISINYYFGFVIQMILASGLIFEMPVLSYFLGRIGLLTPAFMRHYRRYALVGIMILAALLTPPDPLSQLLLAIPLLILYEISIYISGIASRKHRIGT from the coding sequence ATGGGCTTTCTCGACCACCTCGAGGAGCTCAGATGGCGGATCCTCAAAGTTTTGATATCAGTTACAATTTTCAGCGTATTGTCATTCTTTTTTTCAGACTTCTTTGTCAATTTTCTTATTGAGCCGACGAAAGAAATGGATCCTCCCCTGAAACTCCAAGTCCTCAGGGTTCAAGGGATGCTGATAGTAAAGATGTGGATTGCGGTTTTAGGAGGATTTATAATCTCCCTGCCCACAATCGTTTATCAGGCGTGGCAATTTGTCTCACCCGGACTTTACCAAAGTGAAAAAAAGCACCTGCCAACTCTTATAGTTGCTACCTTCTTATCATTCATTCTCGGCGCAGCGTTCGCATACTACGTAATTATACCGCTGATAATTCCCACACTGCTTGCATTCGGAGTAGAGGGCGTGGAAAATAATATCTCGATAAATTACTATTTCGGTTTTGTGATACAGATGATTCTTGCAAGCGGGTTGATATTTGAAATGCCGGTTCTTTCGTACTTCCTGGGGAGAATAGGATTACTTACTCCTGCTTTTATGAGGCACTATCGAAGATATGCATTGGTAGGCATTATGATATTAGCAGCCCTGCTGACACCTCCTGACCCGCTAAGTCAGCTGTTGCTTGCAATACCGTTACTCATTCTCTATGAGATAAGCATTTACATTTCCGGAATCGCCTCAAGGAAACACAGAATAGGTACCTGA
- a CDS encoding PD40 domain-containing protein — protein MSGNYYQLKLIVDRRFWCSLIILMSVAEIADAQYHSFGRNKVQYTDFEWQVLSTDHFDIYYDPDMEELTLIGAKYAEESYKLLQNKYNHTLNYRVPLIFYSSHLYFQQTNVIPNILPEGVGGFFEYFKGRVVIPSDGSISQFKRVIRHELNHVFMHSKLVRVQKNHRVLIPKFPPLWFSEGLAEFWSGESDTQAEMVIRDAVLNNYLVPVDQLFTIAGSYLMYKEGENLLSFISERYGEEKILLIMENYWLYSKFSEVVKYTLGVDYKELNRQWTYHLKKKYYPLLEEKDKPQMASSIVDEDGFNSKPTIYTDKDGIKQVIYVGNKMGYSGIYQKPFDALKHDEPEVVLVGEKSGDYETFHLFRSSIDVSENRTLIFVTKSGETDVIHRISLDNGHKFPPLLFQDLVSIASPSWSPDGKKISFAGLSRNGYNDIYVYDLSDDNLLKLTNDFYDDRDPSWSPDGNQILFASDRTQTGPAGKYNLFKVGIKDLQIRYLTFGNFNDRAPKETKDGKIIFYSDRGGMNNIWMLIPVDREGGLNIISASLNKMPVSNLKKYRAARITNFTTSALDPVLSDDGELIFTAFEDFSFKIMKLKKYKTHEIKVDNEVAVLNRTGLWSHSILKKDVSSISKKYKSGYSLDIAQSQVTQDPIFGTSGGAAFAFSDILGNNQYYILVYNNARSSGELLKSFNVAVTKISLAGRTNIAYSVFHLNNRRFNRVKGFFDERRYGGFLSVSYPLSFFKRIEASTSLSYSDEDRIGIDSRQAWLAVNFLRFVKDNSLWGPTGPLDGERISLSIGYTNDVRYNNLNYYTLIADYRRYFRFTRRTSFATRLMYLHSQGNPDREVQRFYLGGSWTLRLYPRFQVWGTRAFLINNEYRFPFIDQLGIKFPFGTIGFRGIRGAVFFDMGNVYNGELFDDRWEDIKGSYGVGFRFRIGGFLVLRYDIGRRTDFRDWPDTIYKQFFFGWDF, from the coding sequence ATGAGCGGAAATTATTATCAATTGAAATTGATTGTCGATAGGCGTTTTTGGTGTTCATTGATCATTCTCATGAGTGTGGCTGAGATCGCGGACGCACAGTACCATTCGTTCGGGAGGAACAAAGTTCAGTACACAGATTTTGAATGGCAGGTGCTTTCGACCGATCATTTCGACATCTATTACGATCCCGATATGGAGGAGCTGACTCTTATCGGAGCAAAATACGCCGAGGAGTCGTACAAACTGCTGCAAAATAAATACAATCACACATTGAACTATCGGGTACCGTTAATATTTTACAGTTCGCATCTGTACTTTCAGCAAACAAACGTCATACCCAATATCCTCCCGGAGGGTGTAGGCGGGTTTTTCGAATATTTTAAGGGACGTGTTGTAATTCCAAGTGACGGTTCGATATCCCAGTTTAAACGGGTGATACGGCATGAATTGAACCACGTGTTCATGCACAGCAAACTTGTGCGGGTGCAGAAAAACCATCGAGTCTTAATTCCTAAGTTTCCACCCCTGTGGTTTTCGGAAGGGCTGGCAGAATTTTGGTCCGGAGAATCGGATACTCAGGCGGAAATGGTTATCAGAGACGCCGTACTTAATAATTATCTGGTTCCGGTCGATCAGCTGTTCACAATAGCCGGATCATACTTAATGTATAAAGAGGGAGAGAACTTACTTTCATTCATATCCGAGCGATACGGCGAAGAGAAGATTTTGCTTATAATGGAAAATTACTGGCTGTACTCCAAGTTCAGTGAGGTAGTTAAATACACCCTCGGCGTGGACTACAAAGAGCTGAACCGTCAGTGGACGTATCACTTGAAGAAAAAGTATTATCCCCTTTTAGAAGAGAAGGATAAGCCGCAAATGGCTTCGTCAATTGTAGATGAGGATGGATTTAACTCCAAGCCCACAATTTACACGGATAAAGACGGAATTAAGCAGGTGATCTACGTGGGAAATAAAATGGGATATTCGGGAATCTATCAAAAGCCATTTGATGCGCTAAAGCATGATGAACCTGAAGTTGTGCTTGTGGGCGAAAAATCAGGCGATTATGAGACGTTTCATCTTTTCAGGTCCTCAATCGACGTCAGTGAAAACCGCACTCTCATATTTGTTACAAAAAGCGGTGAGACAGACGTTATTCACAGAATCAGCCTTGATAACGGTCATAAATTTCCACCGTTGTTATTTCAAGATTTAGTTTCGATTGCCTCTCCCTCCTGGTCGCCGGACGGGAAAAAGATATCATTTGCCGGATTATCGAGAAACGGATATAACGATATTTATGTGTACGATCTATCTGATGATAATCTGTTAAAATTGACCAATGATTTTTACGACGATAGAGATCCCTCCTGGTCGCCGGATGGAAATCAGATATTGTTCGCATCGGACCGGACACAAACAGGACCTGCGGGTAAATACAACCTCTTCAAGGTCGGAATCAAAGATCTACAGATAAGATATCTCACTTTTGGAAATTTTAACGACCGGGCGCCAAAAGAGACCAAAGATGGAAAGATTATTTTTTATTCAGACCGGGGAGGCATGAATAATATATGGATGCTGATCCCGGTAGATAGAGAGGGCGGATTAAATATTATTTCTGCCTCTTTAAACAAAATGCCCGTGAGTAATCTGAAGAAATACCGGGCTGCCCGCATTACAAATTTTACTACTTCCGCGCTGGACCCTGTACTGAGTGACGACGGAGAGCTCATATTTACTGCATTTGAGGATTTTAGTTTCAAGATCATGAAATTAAAAAAATATAAGACGCACGAAATAAAGGTCGATAACGAGGTCGCTGTTCTCAACCGAACGGGATTATGGAGTCATAGTATATTGAAAAAGGACGTTTCGTCCATCAGCAAGAAATATAAAAGCGGTTACAGCCTCGACATAGCGCAAAGCCAGGTCACCCAGGACCCGATATTCGGTACGAGTGGAGGAGCGGCTTTCGCCTTTTCTGATATTCTCGGGAATAATCAATATTATATTCTCGTTTACAATAACGCACGAAGTTCGGGTGAATTACTAAAGAGTTTTAACGTGGCGGTAACCAAAATATCGCTGGCTGGAAGAACAAATATCGCCTACAGTGTTTTTCACCTAAATAACAGGAGGTTCAATCGAGTCAAAGGTTTTTTTGACGAGAGAAGATATGGCGGATTTTTGTCCGTTTCGTATCCGCTCTCATTTTTCAAAAGGATAGAAGCTTCCACGAGCCTAAGTTACTCCGACGAGGATAGGATAGGTATCGATTCCCGGCAGGCGTGGCTCGCCGTTAATTTCCTGCGATTCGTAAAAGACAACTCGCTTTGGGGACCCACAGGTCCGCTCGACGGTGAAAGGATTAGTTTATCAATTGGATATACAAATGATGTTCGGTACAACAACTTAAACTACTATACACTCATTGCCGACTACAGAAGATACTTTCGTTTCACGAGACGAACTTCATTTGCAACGAGATTAATGTACTTACACAGCCAGGGAAATCCGGACAGGGAGGTACAACGATTCTATCTCGGTGGTTCATGGACACTGAGACTATACCCGCGTTTTCAGGTTTGGGGAACGAGAGCATTTTTAATCAACAACGAATACAGATTCCCGTTCATCGACCAGCTGGGTATTAAATTTCCGTTTGGTACCATTGGATTTAGAGGTATCAGGGGCGCTGTGTTCTTTGACATGGGTAACGTTTATAATGGTGAATTGTTTGATGACAGGTGGGAAGACATCAAAGGGAGTTACGGAGTAGGATTTCGATTCAGGATAGGGGGGTTTCTCGTTCTGAGATATGATATAGGAAGAAGGACTGATTTTCGGGATTGGCCTGATACAATCTATAAACAATTTTTCTTCGGCTGGGATTTCTGA